Proteins encoded in a region of the bacterium genome:
- a CDS encoding MOSC domain-containing protein — protein MRVISLNVGRPRPAAWKGKLVETGIYKQPVAGRIALHGNQLAGDGQGDRAVHGGEFKAVYAYPSEHYPFWQTELGGAPLAWGAFGENLSTEGLLESEAMIGDVYRIGTARLRVTQPRFPCSRLALRHGRDDIIERFLHSLRSGIYFAVEEEGELAAGDEILLERHGTSGITVREVAGLVAGPRDPELLRRAVALAELPPSLHKQLAGYLDESRKP, from the coding sequence ATGCGCGTGATCTCCCTCAACGTCGGCCGGCCGCGACCCGCAGCCTGGAAGGGCAAGCTCGTCGAGACGGGCATCTACAAGCAGCCCGTCGCGGGGCGCATCGCCCTGCACGGCAACCAACTCGCCGGGGACGGCCAGGGCGACCGCGCGGTGCACGGCGGCGAGTTCAAGGCCGTCTACGCCTACCCGAGCGAGCACTACCCCTTCTGGCAGACCGAGCTGGGCGGCGCGCCGCTCGCCTGGGGCGCCTTCGGCGAGAACCTCAGCACCGAAGGGCTGCTCGAGAGCGAGGCCATGATCGGCGACGTGTACCGCATCGGTACGGCGCGCCTGCGTGTGACGCAGCCGCGCTTTCCCTGCAGCCGCCTCGCGCTGCGGCATGGGCGCGACGACATCATCGAGCGCTTCCTGCACAGCTTGAGGAGCGGCATCTACTTCGCGGTCGAGGAGGAAGGCGAGCTGGCTGCGGGCGACGAGATCCTGCTCGAGCGCCACGGCACCTCCGGGATCACGGTGCGCGAGGTGGCCGGGCTGGTGGCCGGGCCGCGGGATCCGGAGCTGCTGCGCCGCGCGGTGGCGCTCGCCGAGCTGCCGCCGAGTCTGCACAAGCAGCTCGCCGGCTACCTCGACGAGTCCAGGAAACCCTGA
- a CDS encoding NADPH-dependent oxidoreductase translates to MDILAQIAAHRSIRKYRPAPVEPALLAEILHAATRASSSGNMQTYSIIVTREEARRRELWRLHFEQDMVLEAPLLLTFCVDWRRMTRWCELSEADPGFDNLLSFLVGFADALIAAQNAALAAESRGLGICYMGTTLGATEGLVEFFDLPAGVFPATTLVVGWPDEDPAPRARLPIGGIVHEERYADPDDAGVRAVYRERETEGWKRYESFPELAARMRDSGVKNLAQIYTQLKYTKAENEAISADLLATLARQGFLDSSR, encoded by the coding sequence GTGGACATCCTCGCCCAGATTGCCGCGCACCGCAGCATCCGCAAGTACCGCCCCGCGCCCGTGGAGCCGGCCCTGCTCGCCGAGATCCTCCACGCCGCCACGCGGGCCTCGAGCAGCGGCAACATGCAGACCTACTCGATCATCGTCACGCGCGAGGAGGCGCGGCGGCGCGAGCTGTGGCGGCTGCACTTCGAGCAGGACATGGTGCTCGAGGCGCCGCTCTTGCTGACCTTCTGTGTCGACTGGCGGCGCATGACGCGCTGGTGCGAGCTGAGCGAGGCGGACCCCGGCTTCGACAACCTGCTCAGCTTCCTCGTCGGCTTCGCCGACGCGCTGATCGCCGCGCAGAACGCGGCCCTCGCCGCCGAGTCGCGCGGGCTGGGCATCTGCTACATGGGGACCACGCTGGGCGCCACGGAGGGGCTGGTCGAGTTCTTCGACCTGCCGGCCGGCGTCTTCCCGGCCACGACGCTGGTCGTCGGCTGGCCGGACGAGGACCCGGCGCCGCGCGCGCGGCTACCCATCGGCGGCATCGTGCACGAGGAGCGCTACGCCGACCCCGACGACGCAGGCGTCCGCGCCGTCTACCGTGAGCGCGAGACCGAGGGCTGGAAGCGCTACGAGAGCTTCCCCGAGCTGGCGGCGCGCATGCGCGATTCGGGCGTGAAGAACCTGGCCCAGATCTACACGCAGCTCAAGTACACGAAGGCCGAGAACGAGGCGATCAGCGCCGACCTGCTGGCCACCCTCGCGCGTCAGGGTTTCCTGGACTCGTCGAGGTAG
- a CDS encoding metalloprotease codes for MRWRGRQGSENVRDLRGARRPAMIGGGLGGVGLIILLVYLFMGGDPTALLNQGSGVLPSQEQGAPVDASSDEGAQFVSVVLADTEAVWGELFAQNGMQYEEPQLVLFTDQVRSACGFQSAAVGPFYCPGDRTAYIDLSFYELLRQRFGAAGDFAQAYVIAHEIGHHVQNLLGVTEQVDQQRGQLSERDANELSVRVELQADFFAGLWAHHAQRRFNILEPGDIEEALNAANAIGDDNIQRRAQGRVVPDAFTHGTGEQRVRWFRLGFETGDIRRGDTFAAPNL; via the coding sequence ATGCGCTGGAGGGGTCGCCAAGGCAGCGAGAACGTGAGAGACCTGCGCGGCGCTCGCCGCCCTGCAATGATCGGCGGCGGCCTGGGCGGCGTCGGGCTCATCATCCTGCTCGTCTACCTGTTCATGGGCGGCGATCCCACGGCCCTGCTGAACCAGGGCTCCGGCGTGCTGCCCAGCCAGGAGCAGGGCGCGCCCGTGGACGCCAGCTCGGACGAGGGCGCGCAGTTCGTCTCGGTGGTGCTGGCCGACACCGAGGCGGTCTGGGGCGAGCTCTTCGCGCAGAACGGCATGCAGTACGAAGAGCCGCAGCTCGTGCTCTTCACCGATCAGGTGCGCTCGGCCTGCGGTTTCCAGAGCGCGGCGGTGGGGCCCTTCTACTGCCCGGGCGACCGGACGGCCTACATCGACCTCAGCTTCTACGAGTTGCTGCGCCAGCGCTTCGGCGCCGCCGGGGACTTTGCGCAGGCCTACGTGATCGCCCACGAGATCGGCCACCACGTGCAGAACCTGCTCGGCGTCACCGAGCAGGTCGATCAGCAGCGGGGACAGCTCAGCGAGCGCGACGCCAACGAGCTCTCCGTGCGCGTCGAGCTCCAGGCGGACTTCTTCGCCGGCCTTTGGGCGCACCACGCACAGCGGCGTTTCAACATCCTCGAGCCGGGGGACATCGAGGAGGCGCTCAACGCAGCCAACGCGATCGGCGACGACAACATCCAGCGCCGCGCGCAGGGCCGCGTCGTGCCCGACGCCTTCACGCACGGCACGGGCGAGCAGCGCGTGCGCTGGTTCCGCCTCGGCTTCGAGACGGGCGACATCCGCCGCGGCGACACCTTCGCCGCGCCGAACCTCTAG